CATCCTCGTCGATCAGCCATCCTCCCGGTCGCAAACACTCCACCATGCGGCGGATGGCGATCTCCTGTTTGCCCGCAAGCCAAAATAACATGAGTCGTGTACAGACAAGATCGAATGAACCGGGACCCAACGTATCCAGTGAATCGCTGAGGATGTTGTGCCGACGGACTTCGAGATTCGGGAGGTCAAGCCGATTGAGATACGCGATATTGACATCGGTGGCCACGACTCGGCCGTCGGCCCCGACTTGTTGGGCAAGCCACACAGCCATAGACCCGCGGCCTGCGCCGACTTCGAGACAGCGCCAGCCTGGTTGAACAATGGCACGCCGTTGACGAGAAAGCGGATCGAAGATGTCTTCGAGAAGACTGAGCCGCTCATCTTCAGCCTCCTGGCGTCCCGTTGCAGCAAGGCGATACCGCGGTTCAGATGTATGGATGCCCTCGCGGTTCGTTCCATCTCGCTGTTGCGCCACGCCTGCTACCGTAATTCCCCGCCCATCGGCCTGTCAACGCCGTGTCCTTCTTTACTCACTGCTCTCTGGGAATGACCAAATCTCTAAATATAATCCAAGACTTAAGATGACAATCCTGGCTGCTACACTTCAGAAAGACTGGTTAATGGCTGAAATCATACATGAAGCATCCACTATTGGTCGCGAGCCTAGTGGCGTTGTTCTTGGGCATCGTCTCTCAGACCTGGTGCAGCGATGGCTTTTTTCTGAACCCACCACTCTCGCATCGGTCCATCGAATTTCCGACTCCGCAAGCTGGTGACCTCATGTCTGCTCAAGCCGAAGGGCTCCGGATCATCTTCATCTCGCATGTTCAGTACCCCTCGGTTGTGAGTCCTCGCTTGCGAGATCTGACTCCGGAGACCACGCGTCCGCGGATCGAACAACTACTGGCGACAACGACATGGTTCAGCGGGAAGTTAGGGACTGAGGCAGAGGTCGCATACAGTCCGAACGGAGTGGGTGGGACGATCCCGTCGATCATTGGAAATACACAAACCGATGCGTCGGCACGCATGTTCAGGATTGGGCTCAGCGGCGTGGAGGGAAGGCTTCGATATGGAATGACATTTCGTCATGCAGGACAAGGTTTCCTTCTCTCCCCTGATCGAGCCAGCCGCGAAATTTGGAGCGAGTGGAAAACCGAATGGATCACATTCCGGCATGCCGTTGGTCAAACCTGGAACAACGTCGAAGGAGAAGTGACGCGGTCTCGATTGGAGCAAACGTACGGGCAAGTCGGCCTGTTTCTTAGCAAGCCCCTATGGCCGGAACTCAGCGTCACCTATTCGAGAAATTCCCTCAATAGCGCGTTCGAACCGATAGGAGTGGCTCGGCAGCGATCCTCGAACCACACGATTGAAGGTGCCGTGACTCTCCAGCGTCCCGGCTGGGATCTCAGAGTCGCGTCGAGTTATATCCTGGCCAGCGATCTCCTCAGCAGCAACGCCGACAGCAACATCAGGGCTCAATCGATCTTGGTGATTCTTCGGCCGGTCAACCAGCTGACCATCACACCGGTTCTTGCCTATCGCCAAGAGTTTCAACTCTGGTCCGGCGTACGCATCGACAATCCAACCGCTTCTCTTGCGCTCAGTTACCAGCAGAGCCCTCAGCTCCTTCTTAGCGCCGTGGGTAACTATTCGAGCTCTCGTTCCTCTGATGGATTGCTCCACAACGAACACCTCAGGTGGAGAGGCGCGCTGGATTGGTCGTTGCACTCCTCAACCAGGTGGGTGACCAAAATTGGATTTGAAGGCGGTTACAATCGCGTGATCAATCGAGTCGCTCGTCCCGCCGACAGCGAGGATATCTCCGGGCTTATCCGGTTGGGGATTGTGGCTCGCTGATTGCTCGTCATGAGAACACCGGCCCGCTATGGTGAAGAGCTTCTGAAGGACCCTTCCCGGCCCCGATTACGGAGGAACACGATCGGTTCTGTTCCTGTCAATGATGGGTCACCGCCTGAGTGGAGAATCCCCGGAGTTTCTTGCCGGCTTGTGGTTTCGCATCACCTGAATCGCCGCCTTGTTCCGACCATTGAGTAATCACGATTTCCATTCGTCGGTTCTTACTCCGCCCCTTTTCGGTGTCATTCGTCGCGAGAGGTTTAGTGTCCGCGTAGCCAACCGCCGTAACTCGATCGGCCTCAAGCCCTCCAGTGACCAGCGCGTGACTCGTACGTTCGGCCCTTGCACGGGAGAGTTCGCTGTTATCCCGAAAGCCTTTCCGAGAAACGTTTCGGAGGGGCGTGTTGTCGGTATGCCCAGCAACCTCTATGCTCTGGTAACGAAAACCATGCAAGACGGTTCCGACGCGCTCAAGCAACGAGGTGCCTCCCAGCGTGACTGTGGCGTCACCAGGGGTGAATAGTTCACTAGCCGCAAACGCAAGGGTCAATTTGTTGCCTCGCTGTCTCAAGGCCACATTGCCCTTCTTGAGTTCGGGCTGTAACAGGTTCGCAAGGCTATCACTCATCTTGCCGAGGTCGCTGCTTAATAAGGCTTCTGCATCCTCTGCGACCGAGGGGTTAGACGGCGGCAGACTGGCCACCGAGAGGTTATCCTCGATCGATTGCGGAGGAAATGAGTTTTTCTCGACAAGGCTCTCCTCTTGAGGGTGAGTGGGCTCGGCCGGTTTGGAGGATTTGCGCTCGAGGTCCGCCAACAATTGCTTCGTATGTGCGAGTTCCGCCTCTCTCGCCATGAGTTGGGGATTGA
This region of Nitrospira sp. genomic DNA includes:
- a CDS encoding methyltransferase domain-containing protein, with the translated sequence MAQQRDGTNREGIHTSEPRYRLAATGRQEAEDERLSLLEDIFDPLSRQRRAIVQPGWRCLEVGAGRGSMAVWLAQQVGADGRVVATDVNIAYLNRLDLPNLEVRRHNILSDSLDTLGPGSFDLVCTRLMLFWLAGKQEIAIRRMVECLRPGGWLIDEDGDWGMVAPVDPSHSHYALYHRVWKNGEWWVSRGYDPTFGRTLPMLFERCGLVNIRHEASATVVRGGSPWGRWWLQSLEGIRASEEADGNLTEERDQEYGVLTAPLTDPSFWFLNALIHACWGQRGFS